Genomic window (Alkalinema sp. FACHB-956):
TTTAGTATTTGGTCTAGCATTCCAAACCACGATCGGCATTGCCACCACCCAAACCCTCACCGGAGGTATTCACGGCTTAATGACAGGGGTGATTGCCGCAGTGTTGGGCGTTTGGTTGCTGGATATAATCACCTGGCTCGGCGCGATCGCCTTTGGTAAACCCGCCATGGGGGGTGGAGACGCCAAGCTCTTCGCCATGTTAGGCGCATGGCTCGGCTGGCAAAACCTGCTCCTCTCCGGCTTCCTCGCCTGTGCCCTAGGAGCCTTTGTCGGGGGGGGCGCAATCGCCCTCCGCCTGCTCGATCGGCAAAAGCCCATCCCCTTCGGCCCCTTTCTCGCCCTCGGCGCACTGATTGCCGTCTTCTGGGGCAACACCTTAATTTCTGGCTATCTCAACTTGTTCTTCCCCACCCTTGTCCCATAATCTTGAATGGAAAACCCTCTTCCCCAGCTATCCACCAGAGAAGAGGGTTTCTTTATTCCCCCTGTTTTCCAAGTCCCCCCTTTTTTGCTTTATTCCCCCCTTTTTAAGGGGGGGTAGGGGGGGATCTAAAAGGAGTGAGGGGGGATCAGAACATCCCGCTAACTAAGCCGGAGGAATGTGCACCGACATCGATCGCGCTACATCAATCCACTCACCCGATCGATCGAGATAGCCCACTTCCACCACGTAATC
Coding sequences:
- a CDS encoding A24 family peptidase: MDFLFELPIFAFVLFLGASIGSFLNVVIYRLPAGLSLIHPPSRCPHCLTPLRKRENLPVIGWLLLRGKCAHCQAPIAARYPLVELITGLLFLATFLHFGWTWQTLGYWVLISWLLSLALIDLDTLTLPNVLTQSGLVFGLAFQTTIGIATTQTLTGGIHGLMTGVIAAVLGVWLLDIITWLGAIAFGKPAMGGGDAKLFAMLGAWLGWQNLLLSGFLACALGAFVGGGAIALRLLDRQKPIPFGPFLALGALIAVFWGNTLISGYLNLFFPTLVP